The following are encoded in a window of Torulaspora globosa chromosome 4, complete sequence genomic DNA:
- the MET4 gene encoding Met4p (ancestral locus Anc_2.174), with protein sequence MSENRGSPSYGESFINLFGADSPLKSEDAGRDENGTVSQSDSAPPASLLAEGASMGHGMGDTDATPSILLEQLAYVDNFMSSLEQDYATLDSWIIGENQDSLGGMMGERSLALDERLATELSAFADDSFIFPDEDKRQQLGHGDGEGDCDGSDSDRGSGRDGGNESSGGGRSHFLTQRRNTFLTSQYDHSKSRFSSRRRRGKEQPNGGGPSDAGPRVPSPAQDHGGFVNVDITPNGSNAFFAPTVPSPLTNLVASQPYSVSNSPENVGIRRPSSTKEEPLPVAADRAPVIHMPDYSKIPTSTLVALLPKVAVPPGAYQALIKQGLGADQIDAIAVIIAHHEKEKQRQKGSEHVDRGAGSSGDSKIERSASFLFDILSNITQSRRPSQPSSDSSSVREKSPVRRGSSSMLSEMAEDGTAAQTGPLKRSADEITADSESAAEESRSLGKRKAPKPVPNSRAAQKLPLKRKIKETQLETSIHELSELATSLQQKIHTLETENEVLKKLVISSGELEGIEKAEKIKTELLKQLNEKQKKSDEPDGEPAASQNDTII encoded by the coding sequence ATGAGCGAGAACAGAGGTTCACCCTCGTATGGTGAGAGTTTTATTAATCTTTTTGGGGCGGACAGTCCGTTGAAGAGCGAGGATGCGGGCCGAGACGAGAATGGGACTGTTTCGCAGAGCGACTCCGCGCCGCCTGCGTCTCTGCTCGCGGAGGGAGCGTCGATGGGGCATGGGATGGGGGATACAGACGCTACACCGAGTATACTGCTGGAGCAGCTGGCGTATGTGGATAATTTCATGTCTTCGCTGGAGCAGGACTATGCGACGCTGGACTCGTGGATCATAGGCGAGAACCAGGACTCTCTCGGTGGGATGATGGGAGAGAGGTCTCTGGCGCTGGACGAGAGGCTGGCGACGGAGTTGAGCGCGTTCGCTGATGACTCATTTATCTTCCCGGATGAAGACAAGAGACAGCAGCTGGGCCACGGAGACGGCGAAGGCGACTGCGACGGCAGCGACAGTGACCGTGGTAGCGGGCGTGACGGCGGCAACGAGTCGAGCGGGGGCGGGAGGTCGCATTTTCTGACACAGAGACGTAacactttcttgacctcGCAGTATGACCACAGTAAGTCTCGGTTTTCGAGCCGACGGAGGCGCGGGAAGGAGCAGCCAAACGGCGGTGGACCTAGCGATGCCGGTCCGCGGGTTCCATCTCCGGCACAGGATCACGGCGGGTTTGTAAACGTTGACATTACGCCGAACGGCTCAAACGCTTTCTTTGCGCCGACGGTACCGTCGCCGCTGACCAACTTGGTGGCGTCGCAGCCGTATTCTGTGTCGAACAGTCCCGAGAACGTTGGGATCAGGAGACCGAGCTCGACCAAGGAGGAGCCGCTGCCGGTGGCAGCGGATAGAGCGCCGGTCATTCACATGCCGGATTATTCAAAGATACCGACGTCGACGCTGGTGGCTCTGCTGCCGAAAGTGGCGGTTCCGCCCGGCGCCTATCAAGCGCTGATCAAGCAGGGACTGGGCGCGGATCAGATCGATGCCATCGCAGTGATCATAGCTCACCACGAGAAAGAGAAACAGAGACAGAAAGGCAGCGAGCATGTGGACCGTGGAGCGGGTTCCAGTGGTGATTCCAAGATCGAGAGAAGTGCTTCGTTCCTTTTCGACATACTGTCGAACATCACGCAGTCCCGGAGACCATCGCAGCCTTCATCAGACTCGAGTTCTGTGAGGGAAAAGTCGCCTGTTAGAAGGGGAAGCTCGTCGATGTTGAGTGAGATGGCTGAAGATGGTACTGCAGCCCAGACGGGGCCGCTAAAGAGGTCCGCGGATGAGATCACAGCGGACTCGGAGTCGGCCGCCGAAGAAAGCAGGTCTTTGGGGAAGCGGAAAGCTCCAAAACCTGTACCGAACTCGAGAGCGGCGCAAAAATTGCCTTTAAAGAGAAAAATCAAGGAGACCCAGCTAGAGACTTCGATCCATGAACTAAGCGAATTGGCCACCTCTTTGCAGCAAAAAATTCATACGCTGGAGACGGAAAACGAGgtcctgaagaagcttgtAATATCAAGTGGTGAGCTGGAAGGCATCGAGAAggctgaaaagatcaagacagagctgctgaagcagcttaatgagaagcagaagaaaagcGACGAGCCCGACGGCGAGCCCGCCGCGTCACAGAACGATACCATCATATAG